GGCCTCGTCCGACGAGCCCAGGAACTCGTCGCCAGACTCTCCCGCGAAGGCTACCACGTCGTCGTCATCGGCGACGCCAACCACCCCGAAGTCCGCGGACTGATCGGCTACGGCGAAAAGGTCACCGTCGCCGCCGGGCCCGAAGACGTGGCCCAACTCCCGCGACTCGCCCGACTCGGCGTCGTCGCCCAGACCACCATCAGCCCCGCCCGTGTCGCCGAGGTCGTCGGACTCCTCATCCGCCACGGCTTCTCCGAAATGAAAATCCTCAACACCCTCTGCGACCAGTCCATCGCACGCCAGCAGTCCGCCACCCGACTCGCCGGCGAGGTCGACGTCATGTTCGTCCTCGGCGGACTCGACTCAGCCAACACCCGACACCTCGCCCAACTCTGCCGCGAAGCCGGCGTCCAAACCCACCACCTCGAACACTTCGGCCAGTTCGAACCGGCCATGATCGCCGGCGCGAACCAGGTCGGCATCACCGCCGGGGCCTCAACCCCCGATCGCCTCATCGAAGAATTCGTCACCAAAGTCGAAGAGGTGGCCCAGACAACGACGTAAACGAAATCCGGACATAGGAGCAGCCGCAACCGATGCAGACAGCGGACCAACACCAGGCCAATCTTGGACGCAACCTCGAATCGCTCCGTTCCGTGGACCCGGACCTCGCCGACCGCATCCAGACCTGCCCGCTGCCCAACGACCTCCAACCCGCCGAAACCTTCGACGGCTGCGACTCCTTCCGCGCCGACTCCCTCAGCGACTCCGGCTGGTTCGCGCACACCTCCATGCCCGCCGTCCGCGAAGAGGCCCTCGTCGACCAGTTCGAACACGGCGGTTCCAACGTCCTCCTGCCCGGATCGGGACACGGCTACGCCATCCGCGAACTCCTCGAACGACTCGGCCGCCACAATACCGTCTACGTCTGGGAAACCCGGACCATCCACCTCGCCCTCCTCCTGCGGCTCTACGACTTCGCCGCCGACCTGGCGACCCGGCGACTCGCCCTGATGCTTGGCGACGACCTCGAAAAAACCCTCGGCGACTTCTTCGTCAACCATCCGCGAATGACCCCGCCCGCCA
This is a stretch of genomic DNA from Phycisphaerae bacterium. It encodes these proteins:
- the ispH gene encoding 4-hydroxy-3-methylbut-2-enyl diphosphate reductase; protein product: MKIILADNRGFCPGVRRAVQKALESLDEYGTVYSLGHLIHNRQVVDDLIRRGLKVVEDIADVPEHSAVLIRSHGVSPAVLQRAKERRLTVIDATCGLVRRAQELVARLSREGYHVVVIGDANHPEVRGLIGYGEKVTVAAGPEDVAQLPRLARLGVVAQTTISPARVAEVVGLLIRHGFSEMKILNTLCDQSIARQQSATRLAGEVDVMFVLGGLDSANTRHLAQLCREAGVQTHHLEHFGQFEPAMIAGANQVGITAGASTPDRLIEEFVTKVEEVAQTTT